The following is a genomic window from Acidobacteriota bacterium.
CGACGCTTGCCGACAGGTTCGACGGCAAACGCCTGAACAGTCCGAACGATTTGGTGTTTAGCGCGAAAGGCGATTTGTATTTCACAGACCCGCCCTGGGGACTTCCGAAAACTTTTGATGACCCGCAGAAAGCCTTGGATTTTTGCGGCGTCTACCGGCTGTCTAAGACCGGCAAACTCACCTTGCTTACCAAAGAACTCAAAGCCCCCAACGGCATCGCGCTTTCACCCGACGAGAAAAAACTGTATGTGACCGAATCATTGGGTGAGCGCGCCGCCTGGTATGTGTTCGATGTCAAAGAAGACGGGACGATTACCAACGGGCGTATATTTTTTGACGCGGCGGCATTGATGAAAATTCGCAAAGGCGCGCCCGATGGTTTGAAGGTCGATAAAGACGGCAATCTATTCAGCGCCGGACCCGAAGGCATTTATGTATTTGCGCCGGATGGCACATTGCTCGGCACTATTGAAACCGGCGTGCCGACCGGCAATTGCAACTGGGGCGAAGACGGCTCGGCGCTTTTCATCACCGCCGACAAAGCCATTTACCGCATTAAAACCACAACCAGAGGCAAAGGATTTTAAGATGAATGCGGTTGCTTGGCGATGCTCACAACTATAGCCGTTTGCAAAACGATTTACTCAAGTTGAGGAAGCGGTCTTTGACCGGGTTTCCCGTCATACGCGATCAAAGACCGTTTCCTCAACAGCGGCTGAGTAAACTCAATCGCAAACCGCTCTAAGCGACTGCATATTCGGTGTAAGGTCTGAGGTCAGGGTGGCGAAAACCTAAAACAATTTGATTTTTGGGAATGCCTGCGGCTTCGAGGTCGGTGGCAATGCCTTCTTCGGTGTTGTTTTCCTGAATCCAGATTTTGCCGTTGACGATTTCCAGATGCGCGATTACTCCGTGTTCGTGCCGTTTATTGTCCCAGCCATAACAGAGCCATAAATACTGGTCTCGTTCGTGGTCAAAAACAACACGGTCTTCAAGTTCGCTATTTGAGTTAGGAATCTTGGCATAGTTCGTCAATACCTTTTCAATGATGTCGCGGTATTGGTTTAAGGTATCTATAGCAAAACCTCTTCGTTCTCAAAAGAGCTAGAGTTTTTCCCAGTCGTCCTTATCAATTCCGGCTTGTCGTAGTATGCGGCTCAACAGGTCTTTGCTGATGTCGCCTTGATGTGGATTCGGAATTCGTAGAGTGATTGCGCCTTTCACCATAAATTGATGTTTGCCGCCAGAGTAAGGACCTTCAAATCCCAGTTGCCGCAAATATTGAATCAAATCTTTTCTTTTAGTCGCGCCGAAACTTGGCATCAGGCAACTTCCTTGATGGTTAATTCGATGCCGTCAGCCACTGGTACAGGCAAATTACGGGAGATGCGAAACAGCAGCCATTCTTCGAGAACTTCCGCCAATTCTTCGCGGCAATCTTCCAGCGTTGCGGCATTGGCATAAACGCCCTCAAAGCCAGGAATCTCTGCGTAGAAACTATGGTCATCGGGCAAGATTTCGTAGCGTGCCTGTCGCATTGCGGCTTTCAGATAATTTGTCAACATAACCGTTCTTCTCCTTGTCGAAAGCTAGATTGCGCCATTTTGTTCCATCCATCCTAACGCCGCCGCTTCCGATTCTTCAATGGCTATCTCAACCCCGCGTTTGGCAATGTCGAGCAGGCGTTTTGATACTCGGTAATATCATTTGAAATTTAAGGTCAAGATATTTAGCCGAATGAGTGGCGATGCGCAATGCCGAAATGCTGATTGATTTTTCGTCAAGCATCGTACCTGCAATAAGCGCACTGCAAGTGTCGGATGATCTTTGCGGTGCGCTTGCAGTTGACTTTGTCGCCCGTCAATAAAAATCAATAAAATAGCAGCAGCGCCGCTGTGGCACAGGGTTCGCTCTAAGGGTTGGCTCGGACTGCCGAAATTTTTATCAAGGGTTCATCTTTGGCGACGCATCTGGCAATCAAACCACGCTTACAATTCTGGCAACTGGCTGTGGGGCTTTGTGTGCTGGCGTATCTGGCGCTCGGTATATTGACTCACACGTTGAAAACCTATCACTGGTTTTTATTGCTGGCGATTCCGGGGGCACTATTTGCCGCTGAACGCGGTCGTCGATTTTTTATTGACTGGCTGCCGCTTTTTGCTTTCTGGTTGGGCTACGACCGCCTGCGTCTCGTCCAACCCCATTTGCTATCACGCGTCGTTGTCGAAGCGCCATATCAATTGGAAGCCTGGCTATTCGGCTGGTTGTTTGCGGGCGAAGTGCCGCCGCATGCGCTCAGAATATGGCTTGCAACCAACAGCCAGCAATTTTTCGCGCAGGCAATTTTGCTCAGTGCTCAACTCATCTATTTTTCACACATCTTCATCTTTCCATTGCTGATGCTTTTCTGGTGGTTGAAAAGCGTGTGGTTTGGCGCAAGCCGCGAAATTTTCGCGCGTCACCTGCGGGCTTTTACCATTTTGAACGCTCTGGCGATTCTCACCTATTTGCTCTTGCCCGTAGCGCCGCCCTGGTGGGTGAGTTTATATGGTAACGCGCAACCGAACGCGGAACTGGTGGCGCAAACCAATATGGCGATGGCGATGGATGGCGCGCTGGTGCAAAAGATGATTGGCACCGCGCCGATGTGGTTTGGCGCAGTGCCTTCGTTGCACGGCGCTTATCCGGTGCTATTTTTTCTGCTCGCCCTTCGTCAAAGAAATTTTTCTCTGCTTACGGGGATTGTCGTCTATGGTTTGGCGATGTGGTTTTCCACTGTAGTGCTCAATCAACATTACATCATTGATTTATTTGCCGGTGCGATTCTGGCATTTGCGGCTTACCGGTTAGGCGAACGCCTCTCCAGAAGATTTCGCTGAGAATAAAATACGCTTCTTAAAAGCGAAAGCTTTGTCCTCGGATTAAGCGGATTGAACCGATAAAGCGGATTACATTTTTGCGATGAATCCGCCCAATTCGTTTCATTCGTTCAATCCGCGGATAACTTTTTACCTTCGGCTGATGAGCCAACCAACTTGCTAAGTTATCCTGAATGAGCCTGCGGCTTCTCAAAGAATAAAAGCTGAAAAATTATAAGTGTTGACAAGGTTAAAAGCCTAAATTATAAAAGGCTCGAAGCTACAAATAGTCCCGGAATTTTATAAAAGCAGGGCTAAAAATTATCTCCTTTTTTTCCCTGATGTTCCTGCCCCTTATGAATCGTCTCTTTGCTAATGATTGCTGAGGTTTTTGTGCCTGAAGGGAATGAACGGATTGCGACCTCTTCATTAGTAGAACAGGAATCAAGGAAAATATCTATGCTCGCTCAAAGTTCTTTTGTCTCTGTGCCCGTCGAACCACCGCCATTTTTTCAACAAGGAGAGCGGTTCTCCTCACTGGCTAATATCCTTGACGAAATCAACGAAGGCGCACTCTTACTCAATGAAGAGGGACAGTTGCTCTGGCGCAACCGCGCGTTTGACAAACTTCTGGTTGATAATCGCGAAGGTCATCTGTTGGTGGCTGCCGTCATTGAATTCGCTTCGGACTTTTATCAAGACCTCGATGGCGCGGATTTTTCAGGCAATCATCGCGGCAGTTCAAAAATCTATGATGCGACGGTCGGGCGCGTCGAACATGAATTCGTATTCTCGTTATTGCCCAAAGGCATGCTTGGAGCCGATTGTTTCCTGCTCTGTGTGGTCAAACGACTGGCGTCCAGATGGTCGAACTATGAAGAACACCTGCGCCAGAGTTGGTCGCTTACCGAACGCGAGGCGCAAGTCGCTGTTGAATGCCTGCGCGGCAAAAAGAATCTGGAGATTGCCGATTATCTCAAAATCAGCGTCGAAACGGTCAATAAACATCTGGATAAGGTTTATCAAAAGGCAGGGGTTCGCGGACGCGCCGAACTGGCATCGCGCCTCCTGGACAGCACATTTTAATTTGCCAAATTCAATTTTCTTGCAACGCGCATAAGCTTCGGTGTCGGAGTTTGTGC
Proteins encoded in this region:
- a CDS encoding SMP-30/gluconolactonase/LRE family protein — encoded protein: MKRGLWILLLSITLYFAARAPASEPPAFVANEKVAPVDQPTKAGNIIRLDPRIDKLIATDAKLEKVADGFDWVEGPVWNRQENYLLFSNIPANAIIKWQADKPTEIFMKPSGYTGSAPFAGREPGTNGLTYDNDGHLVMCEHGDRRITRLESNGKKTTLADRFDGKRLNSPNDLVFSAKGDLYFTDPPWGLPKTFDDPQKALDFCGVYRLSKTGKLTLLTKELKAPNGIALSPDEKKLYVTESLGERAAWYVFDVKEDGTITNGRIFFDAAALMKIRKGAPDGLKVDKDGNLFSAGPEGIYVFAPDGTLLGTIETGVPTGNCNWGEDGSALFITADKAIYRIKTTTRGKGF
- a CDS encoding XisI protein gives rise to the protein MDTLNQYRDIIEKVLTNYAKIPNSNSELEDRVVFDHERDQYLWLCYGWDNKRHEHGVIAHLEIVNGKIWIQENNTEEGIATDLEAAGIPKNQIVLGFRHPDLRPYTEYAVA
- a CDS encoding type II toxin-antitoxin system HicA family toxin; this encodes MPSFGATKRKDLIQYLRQLGFEGPYSGGKHQFMVKGAITLRIPNPHQGDISKDLLSRILRQAGIDKDDWEKL
- a CDS encoding type II toxin-antitoxin system HicB family antitoxin, which gives rise to MLTNYLKAAMRQARYEILPDDHSFYAEIPGFEGVYANAATLEDCREELAEVLEEWLLFRISRNLPVPVADGIELTIKEVA
- a CDS encoding phosphatase PAP2 family protein — translated: MATHLAIKPRLQFWQLAVGLCVLAYLALGILTHTLKTYHWFLLLAIPGALFAAERGRRFFIDWLPLFAFWLGYDRLRLVQPHLLSRVVVEAPYQLEAWLFGWLFAGEVPPHALRIWLATNSQQFFAQAILLSAQLIYFSHIFIFPLLMLFWWLKSVWFGASREIFARHLRAFTILNALAILTYLLLPVAPPWWVSLYGNAQPNAELVAQTNMAMAMDGALVQKMIGTAPMWFGAVPSLHGAYPVLFFLLALRQRNFSLLTGIVVYGLAMWFSTVVLNQHYIIDLFAGAILAFAAYRLGERLSRRFR
- a CDS encoding helix-turn-helix transcriptional regulator, with protein sequence MLAQSSFVSVPVEPPPFFQQGERFSSLANILDEINEGALLLNEEGQLLWRNRAFDKLLVDNREGHLLVAAVIEFASDFYQDLDGADFSGNHRGSSKIYDATVGRVEHEFVFSLLPKGMLGADCFLLCVVKRLASRWSNYEEHLRQSWSLTEREAQVAVECLRGKKNLEIADYLKISVETVNKHLDKVYQKAGVRGRAELASRLLDSTF